The genomic region atgcagtctgttggggatgagagggactggaaagtgattcagctctggtggctgattcaagtgaaaaactgcagaagttggtaacttgaatttggaaaagtgtatgaatggagaaagttgagagtaaatgcgaataagagcaaggttattaggttcactagatttgagggacaagttaattgggatgtaagtttgaatggaaaaaaattggaggaagtgaagtgtttcagatatctgggagtggacttagtagcgaatggaaccatgaaagtggaagtgagtcacagggtgaggaagggggaaaaggttctgggagtgatgaagaaggaaggagagaacgttatctcggaaaacaaaaatggttatgtttgaaggaatagtattatatttatctatttattttgctttgtcgctgtcacccgcgtcagcgaggtagcacaaggaaacagacgaaagaatggcccagcccacccacatacacatgtatatacatacacgtccacacacgcaaatatacatacctatgcatctcaatgtatacatataaacaatgtatacatggacatatacatatatatacccatgtacataattcatagtctgcctttattcattcccatcgccaccccgccaaacatggaataacaacaccctccctcctcatgtgtgcgaggtagcgctaggaaaagacaacaaaggccacattcgttcacactcagtctctagctgtcatgtaataatgaaccgaaaccacagctccctttccacatacaggccccaaagaactttccatggtttaccccagacacttcacatgccctggttcaatccattgacagcacattgaccccggtataccacatcgttccaattcaccctattccttgcacgcctttcaccctcctgcatgttcaggctacgatcactcaaaatctttttcactccatctttccacctccaatttggtctcccacttctcctcgttccctccacctccgacacatatatcctcttggtcaatctttcctcactcattctctccatgagaccaaaccatttcaaaacaccctcttttgctctctaaaccacactctttttattaccacacatctctcttaccctatcattacttactcaatcaaaccatctcacaccacatattgtcctcaaacatctcatttccagcacatccaccctcctgcgcataactctatccatagcccatgcctcgcaaccatacaacattgttggaaccactattccttcaaacatacccatttttgctttccgagataatgttctcgacttccacacattcttcaaggctcccagaattttcgcccccttccccaccctgtgactcacttccacttccatggttccatctgctgccaaatccactcccagatatctaaaacacttcacttcctccagtttttctccattcaaacttacctcccaattgacttgaccctcaaccctactgtacctaataaccttactcttattcacatttactctcaactttcttctttcacacactttaccaaactcagtcaccagcttctgcagtttctcacatgaatcagccaccagcgctgtatcatcagtgaaatacaactgactcacctcccaagctctctcatccacaacagactgcatacttgcccctctttccaaaactcttgcattcacctccctaacaaccccatccataaacaaattaaacaaccatggagacatcacacacccctgctgcaaacctacattcactgagaaccattcactttcctctcttcctacatgtacacatgccttacatcctcgataaaaacttttcactgcttctaacaacttgcctcccacatcatatattcttaataccttccacagagcatctctatcaaccctatcatatgccttctccagatccataaatgctacatacaaatccatttgcttttctaagtatttctcacataggaatagtatttccaacaatattgtatggttgcaaggcatgggctatagatagggttgtacggaggagggtggatggttggaaatgagatgtttgagggcaatatgtagtgtgaggtggtttgatcaagtaagtaatgaaagaggtaagagatatgtgtggaaataagagtgtgcttgaaagagcagaagagattgtgttgaaatggtttggacatatggagagaatgagtgaggaaagattgacaaagaggatatatgtgtcagtggtggagggagcaaggagaagcaggagactaaactggaggttgaaggatggagtgaatcctttgagtgatcggggcctgaacatacaggagggtgagaggcatgcaaggaatagagtgaattgtaacgatgtggtataccagggtcgacaagctgtcaatggactgaaccagagcatgtgaaacgtctggggtaaaccatagaacggtctgtgaggcctgaatgtggatagggtgccgtggttttggtgcatcacacatgacagacaaagaccaagtgtgaacaaatgtggcctttttagtgttttccaggtgctaccttgccGAAgcaagcagggggtagcgatgctgtttcctgtgggtcagggtactgccaagaatggatgaaggcaagcaagcatatgtatatatttgtatatgtctgtgtatgtatatttatgtatacgggtatatgttgatatgtatatgtataaatattatacttgatcgctgtttccagcatcagtgaggtggcacctggaaacagacaaagaatggcccatcaactcatatacacatatatgtacataaatgcccatacacatacatatcaacatatacacatatacatacatatcaacatatacatacatatacgtacaaagacatatacatatatacacatgtgcatgtttctgtctgccatgtgtaatgcaccgaaaccacatgcATGCATTCACCGAACACATTTTTCCCTGAATGGATCTTTCATGCACACTGAAGCAAAGATGTACTACATAAATCAAAATgttagagaaagaactgctccctggGGAACTTCACTACTGAGTTTACATGTTTTAAAGGcaaagccattgtgagtgactctgcTATGGTGGCCAGTGGCCAGCTATGAAATTGGTAAACAACTTTTTGTCACTGTTAGGTGATGTCAAACATCTTTCAAGTAAggatatgctggaggacagtgttgAATACTTCTGCTGATGTCTATAGCCACTAGCGCTGTGCAGGAGGTGGGCtatggttggttgaagccatctaaGATATGATGCGTGAGGTCAGTGTGGTGTTGGAATGGATGGGTCTGGTCATGTTGTGTAAGTGAAAGTGGGATTATCTGCCAGATTGTGTTGTGTATCAGCTTTTCATGGAGTTTGGATATTAAGGATATAAGTGATACTGGGCAACAGGTGGCAGGCCAGGTGGGCAGCTTCGAGGGatttaggattggtattatgttgaAAAGTTTCCAGATGTAAGGAATTTCACTGAGtagccaagaatggatgaagacaccTGTAAATGCTTGGACTGTATGTGGGGCAAAGAGAttaatgtgaaagtttgatatgttgttagAGACTGCAGCAGGAGAGTTCCTTAAGGTTTTAATCACAAAGCTCATAGGTGTACGTAGGTAATGAGTATGCTGTAGACCCAAAACTCAACCAttcaacatcgttggaactattTTACCCTCAAACCTTTCAACAAACCTATTTACAACCTAACAGACAGTGATCATCCCCTGAACATAATTCTTAATGCACCCTGAACCTcagtcccttcccccaccttataATTTACATCAGCAACCATGGTTCAATCTACTATTacatcaactcccagatatctaaagcacttcactttactctagtcctctccattcaaactcctaCCATCCTGTcgcatccctctgctgcacctcattaccttacttttgataacatatcatcatctttctcctttcacacattctcctaaaCTGTATCAGCTTTTGAAGTTTCTACATATATTCTACCAATGCTCAGGCCATTAAAACAATGAGCAGCCTAAGTAATCTAACTATCTCTGTGACACCTATGcccttcaggaactccttcaagagggtggccacagcaatagagtctccataactagtgaactccggTGCCGTTTCtttgcctttaatgcctcacccttaacagggggccagtctagcacagtgtctgcagaggctcttacctaatgttcctagttATAACTTCTGCCTTATGTTGCTACTTACTTCTACCTACAACTTCTATttactgttcctaccatttttgccaaaaggcagggctagtacacAGCACTCACCAgaggaaatctagagttacaaagaatgagctgtgtgagttaagtgttgtcaagtgttgtgtgtgagaaagggagagattttgtatgtttgtggacagaatgccagcagtccacatgtaccCTCTACAATGTTCACCTCCTACCCAAAGATTTCCTCCTACCCAAAGATTTTATTTTCAATGATGTGAATCAATACTCAATACATCCaatctctcacttgccctctttttcagctcttacacctttctcttaactttctgctACCTTCTCTTACCTTActttacatataccttacaatggCTTCAGATGTCTTCAACCTCCAAAGATAAGGCTAACCTCAAGCTGATGAGTTGGGTTGCTAGCCAACCTGACTGTTGGATGCCACAACTTGCCGGCCcacataaccctcacaacctggTTAGTCTTGTAAAGTTTGTAACTACTTCTCCAGGGACTTCTTAACTTACTTGTTAAATACATTCCAATCCAtagtttcatttattctcaccttatACCATTCTTCAGTGAATCTCTCTTGTATCTCTAAacacaaatatattttttcaagcaCAATCactttcaccatttctttcatacatatgtaGTTTACTCTCTTCCTAAATGAGAAACTATGACTCAGCAAAGCAGGAACTATTGATTCAGTCACAAATCCTCACTCAATAAATGATACCTTACCTTTTTGACTACCTCCCTCCCATAGCTGAGTATCAGTGCTTTCCTTAGGATGAAATATAACTGTGTTCTTTTCTAAATTTGCTGCACTCACTTCAGTGCACATATGCTTGAGTTTTCTTCCATGTACTGATGAAAAACTCGAATGTGTTTCATTTGTGTCACCATAACTTAAATCATTTTCATCACTGCATTTATTATCTTGATTATCTATAGtatcaaaaaaatctatttcctgAGACAATGTCAAGTGCACAGATGATGAATACATCAATTCACTAGTCCTATCTAAATCATCCATGTTACTTGCTTCATGAATGCTGTTCCTATTTTTTTCTGCACCAAGACTAATCTCACTATTTTTTTCACCTTCACTTACTTCACCAATTTCTGAGAAGACATCACCAATACTAATTTGTTTCCATACCACAGGCTTTACACAAGGCATAAGCTTGGAATCAGTAACAGATATTCTGCTAAATGTAGGCCTTTTAGAGGGGCTTTCTGTAATggtttgaaatattttctttctattttgtcTTGAAGAAATCCAGTCTGTTACTTTGGGTTGATTCTGTGGGACACTTGGCATTTCTACTTTACATTTAGGTGGTTTCTTTCTATTTACACTACTGTCACATTTCTGAGAAAAATTTGTACCTTCTTGTTTCACTGAATTACTAACACCTTGTTTCTCAAGCTGCTCAATCACTTTACGGCATTTTTCCAGATCCTTCATAGATTTCAAAGTTTCTTTTGAGAGATGCGTCTTTCTTATGTCATTCTTCTTAGAAGCtatatctttcttcttcactTTACATTTCTTGAGagaaatatctttctttcttactttacATTTCTTTGAAGTAATGTCTTTCTTCTTTACTTTACACTTATTGGAACAAATATCATTTCCCCATAGAGATTTTTTTGGAGAAGCATCGTGACTTAAAGTATTTTCAAACTTCTCTTTTAACTCagatgattttctttttactgGTGTTGCAACATCTAATTCCAGACTAGTGGAAAATGATATGCTGCTACTAAAACTATTTTTCTCTGATAAGCTTTCCCTACTTAGAACTGAAgacttcaatttttcttttactctGCTACTTCTTCGAACAGGGGTAGCATTGTCAAGCCTTCTATCATCCTTTTTACAAACATAAGAATGCTTTGTAGTAATTGGATTACATTCTGGTAAAGATGATAAATAAGCATTATGATCCAGCTTTTGTTTTGGGCTAACATGTTCTGGAATACAACATTCCTCAAGAAATGGAGCTAACACATTCTTTGAAGCTACTTCTTGGTCTGAATCCACCGAATTCATTTCTGCTTTGGTCTTGGATATATGAGAGTCTCCAAAAAGCATCCCTGATTCCTTCTTTTGATTCttaatctctacaaatcttttaCGGCTCTTCTTTTCTGCTGAAGATTTTGGAGAATCTGAGGCATTTTGATAGACTCCATACCGTGAGAGCTTGGTATCTAAGTGCTCCAGTGGAATTCTTACTTCAAGTGTTGTGGACAACTGTTTCAAATCAGGAAGATCCCCACTCATGTCTGAGTCCAATAAGCGTGTTGCCtcattctccttccttcttctgtgGTCCTTCTGTGTGCAATCCTGAGACCCAcagtccttagcctctctctctccctcactctgatCTGCTACCTGTGGATGAAACAAGGAATGATCACTGGAGTGTTCCTTGACTTGACTTTTTGAAATTCCCAAGACTGGACCAGCAGCTTGACTAAAAATACTACATGGCTTGAGCTTTCCTATATTTGCATTACCATAATTTGTTGTAGAGCATGCAATTATCATATCTTGTAATTTGGTAGTTTGGTCCTTAAATTTTGAAAATCTATGACTGTAAGACCTAAAAACACCCTCTGGGCTAGAAGAGGCCTCTCCATTCTCATTTTGGCAAAACTTATTTTCAGTGGAAAGTTTTTGTTCATGTTCAATTTCATTATCTCCTAACTTCTGAGATGTAGCAGATATATTCCTTTCAACTATAGATGGTTGTGAATTCTTTAAATTTCTCATTTCATTATCACTGTAAGaaatatttgctatattgtcagaTGCACTAAACTCTGATAATTCAGACCGATTACATTCTTCTTGAAGATGAGATAATGAACTCTGGGACTGAAGATCATCTGTTAATGTTCGATTATCTTTGCAAGGTCTATCTCCATTACAATAAGATATCTTTTTGGAATATGAAGCCTTGGgtttatttgaatttttttttcttaaagagcaTTTGGACACTCTGGACAATATACAATGATTTTCTTCATTTGCTTCTATGGAGCTATCATCAGACTGTGTGTCAAAAATGGATTTGAAAACTTGCCTCTTGTTGGGGTTTTCATTATCCAAATAGGATTGCGTGGCTGTTGATGAATCTTTCTTTCGCTTTTTTGTCGCATTTCTTGACTTGGAGACCCTGCAAAACAAAGCTGTATATCACTGGATATTCAAAAATCTATTGTATCTTTAGCATTTTCATTAAAGACTTAAACCTAACCACCAAAAACTTAAAGTTTTGAAGTATGGAAACCACTTTTCTTTGTGGTAGTGTCCCTAGAGCCTTAAGAGAATCTCTAGTATCCCTGGGCATTAGAAACTTCACAATCCCCTGCCTTCTGGTGAGAAAAATGCCTGTCACACCTTTCTAAGCATCTATTTGATGCTAGCTGAAGACTGGCTCACCCCGGGTCTGCCCACCAACCATCTCAGCAACCTCCAATCAGTGATGACATTATCAACCTTGGAAAATGGATCTCTAACCACTGGTGGTTACTATCAATTAAGAGAAAGGTTTTttgaaagacagaagagagggcaTGTAACAAGTTTTTCATACTTTAAAACGTGTTTCTCTCTTTAGGAAGTTCCTCTTGTGAGCCCTGAGAGCATACCAACATGTAGGAGAAAGGTTAAAAAAATCTGTCTTAAAATGAGGATACAGTAAGGCAAAAATGATACCTTAAGTCACCTcgtcaccgtggttgtttaatatgtttgttGATGGAGTGGCAAGGCAGGTGAAcagaagggtcttggagagagaggcaggtctgcAATCTGTCACGGGAAGAGGgtcaggaaaatgattggttctgttactgtttgttgatgacacagttcTGGTAGCAGATTTGAGCTAAAAATGCAAATGCTGGTTCCTGACATTGGGAGAGATTGTGAGTAAAATAAGCTTAGCGTACATGtaaattaaagcaaggttattagctttatCAGTAGAAAAAGACAAGAGAGTTGGAATGTGAGTGTGAAGTAGCCATTTTAGAAAGATCAAATgacttttttgcatctgtatttgtAATCAAACACACAACCCGTGCCCTGAATCCAGTTTCAATGATAGGAGAAGGGAACAttcttcaacaaactgacatattttcagcaataaatggaaggaaaatatataaaacagcAGGCCCTGGTGAGTTTCATCTAAGAAcaataaaagagatgaaaaataagATAGTTCAGCCCTTGACTGCTTTTTCCAATAGGttacttgctacaggaaaagttccaaatGAATGGAAATTTGATATTCACAACAGGTAATATACAATCATCGCCCGAAAATTATCGTTCTAATTGCTTGGCTACTGTGGTCGGGTAACTTATGGAAACCAACAATCAATAAAGaaatgtaaaccatttagaggaccaccacttaataagtGATTCTCAGCATTGTTTTTGACAAAATcgcatgtctgacaaatctgtttgatttcttttgtgatataatcaacatatatgacAAAAGTAAAGTAGTTGAggttatctatctagattttcaaaaagctctCAATGAAGTTCTGCATCAAAGGCTACTGGCAAACATTAAGTCACATGGCAATGCTGGGGTTGTACTTCAACAGATAGGGAATTGGTTGATTGGCTGTGAACAAAGAGCtttgattaatggtcaagcctcagatggTTAGATGTAACAGGTGGAGTgacacaaggatcagtcttgggaccaattctgcactgcaagatatcaaaattccctGATGGTACAAAGCTGGAATATAAATCTATAAATGAACTTGAATCTCTACAGCTTCAACTTGACACAGACATACTGATGGACTTGGCTCAAAGGTGGCAAAGGTTTACATACTccctattatctatctatatttctgtagCCCGTTTCAtttgagaactccctcaagggggtgaccacagcaGAAGAATCTccgtaactggtgaactccagtgccgcttcttagccttctgtgcctcacccttagcaaaCCAATggtaaagggcaactctagtgctgtCTTTgtagaggctccaacctaatgttcccaccaactactattacctaatgtgtctactttacattccaacctactacttctacctaatgctccaaacTTAATTcaaccaaatgtttctacctattgctccagtctaatgttcctaccaactactatctattgctcccatCATTCTGTCAAAAGGTAGGAATAGTGCATAGCAaacactacaggaaaatctagaattatgaagaatgagttgtgtgagttaagtgtttgtcaagtgttttatgtgacaaggaaagactgtatgtttgtggacagaatgccagaagtccatgtgtggatgaggcagaaagaacagacatctacctgggtcaaaggagtgcaacttgacaacctttgaagtgctggctcactaagcagccatcactaacactcctgatacctaggtgggtagtacCGATAATAcatccctggtcggtggctgccttccCACAACTAcctaaaaacgaaaaggcaagctacagtatgaattctcttGGTCTGCAAAAGGTAAGCAAGGAAAATGACTTGAACATAATAAACTATGgagacctaaaaccaagtaagcactGCACAGAAGTAgtaaaaagagcaaacaaaattcttagattcataggaagggccttttttttaatttaagtTCAGGGTCATCCTTACTCTTATAAGTCAGTGATTTGTCTACATCTTGAAcactgtgttgagagagagagagagagagagagagagagagagagagagagagagagagagagagagagagagagagagagagagagagagagagagagagaaagagagagagaaagagagagagagagagagagagagagagagagagagagagagggggggggggggggcaacacagATGATTCtaagactgagaaacaaatccaatgAGAGTAGATCAAACAACTTGAATCAAATAtatctagcttagaaaagagatagTTAAGATGTGATCTAATATGCAAATTCAAAACAATCACACATTTTGATAATCTTAATCCgttaagttacttaagacttgattcatctgccTGAAAGTATTACAGTGCGTTTAAGAACATACTTGATAAATAAATAGCTCCACAGCTTACATTATatgtgcctccttagtcacaatgacaatttgaaAATCatgctctttgaattatctgtatgacTTCTAACTCTTAACACACTAATCTGTGAATTTCTCATCTCTTCCACAATCACACACAGCCTCAAAAGGCCCCAATGGTATGTTGCTGTTCGAatttccttgcattcctttgtaactcataggaagtgaagcatttcaaATATCTGGGgttggatatggcagcaaatggaaccatgggagcttaaGTGAGCTATAAAGTGGATGAGATGGTTAAGATCTTAAGTGCAATGGGGAGTGTGTGGTAAGACAGGTCACTGTCAGTGAGGACAAAGATGAGCATGTTTGGTGGTATGGTTGTCCTGATGATGTTCTATGGATGCAAGGTTTGAGCCCTagctaaaaacaaacaaacaaacaaacaaaaaacaggaGGGATGTATCGgacatgaaatatctgaggacaatgtggggagtgagaagagattgatcaaataagaaatgacagaGTATAAGAGAGTTgtagtagtaagaggagtatgcaaaaactgaagagggtgtgctgaaaggctgattaagagggtatacatgttgtacatggaggaaacaaggaaagaggaggttgaaaggagtgcTAGATACTTTGAGAGATCAGAACCTGAAAATGCAAGAGAGTTTAAGATGTGTACGGGAAAGAGTgagctggagtgatgtggtacaaAGAAGGGAACATGCTATTGATTATCCAGGGCATCTGAGGCAGTCAGTGGAAACTATagaaaggtctatgaggcctggttgtggacagaggtCTCTACTtttgtgcatcatacatgacagttaaaggGTGGATGTGATCAAATGGAGCTGTTCTTTGTCTGTGCATGGTGCTGccttactaacatgggaaacagcaacagcagacagttgtaaaaaaaagtatttaagtAACAAAAAACTGCACATGTGAAGAAATGTTTCCAGAAATATTCCCTAGGAACATATCGCTATTTCATGACATTCAGTTCAAGGTAAAGTTGGCTTTGTTTAAAGCAGTTTCACATAACACTTTTCAGGAAAGCATCCGATACATTAAACAAGGAGCCACCATAAGCCACTAACATTAAATAGGTGGATATCTTAAGATGAAAGGCATTTGCCTCACCATAAATCTGGAATTAAGAGGTTTCTTATATAACCCCAGAGATATTACTGAATCTCTAAAGGCTCACAGAACATACCAACCCTGGAGAGAAATGATACACATAAAATTGAATTAATATGCAATTTTTGAACCTTTTATACTGCACAGTAATGTCATCCTTAAAACTGGAAAAATTATAAGAGTTAAAGCTGATAATACTTTATGAACAAAAGTAACTtaaattgttatcattatgactTACATGTTTTTCAGTGCCTTCTGCCTCTTATTCTTAGAATCTTCAAATGCTGTGGTGCAAACTCGTTTTGATAAGGAAGAATCTGTTGATAACTTCTGGCTAGCCTCAAAATAATCTGATATAGTACTGGTGAAAACTATAGACCTATCCAGCGCTTTCACTAGCTGTTTATCAATGTGCATGGGACTCATTTGGGATCTTGCAGGATCACACATTCCTCCATCATGATGATTACCAGCAACTTTTTC from Panulirus ornatus isolate Po-2019 chromosome 15, ASM3632096v1, whole genome shotgun sequence harbors:
- the LOC139753851 gene encoding uncharacterized protein isoform X1, with translation MSVKHIDFLKIKPSNLLVVEIRPVRCVIDTPTGPTRTAKWMNHNHWKELHGLLNGIADAYEEQRNSFKVTQDVECNKPRIRVGITIKIGYMFTTFRKCSCHYLTPRSDSTWTDDEDDPGKELKDKGGRYDSFVPCGEMLVVSVTLLESPAFKREGLWEKVAGNHHDGGMCDPARSQMSPMHIDKQLVKALDRSIVFTSTISDYFEASQKLSTDSSLSKRVCTTAFEDSKNKRQKALKNMVSKSRNATKKRKKDSSTATQSYLDNENPNKRQVFKSIFDTQSDDSSIEANEENHCILSRVSKCSLRKKNSNKPKASYSKKISYCNGDRPCKDNRTLTDDLQSQSSLSHLQEECNRSELSEFSASDNIANISYSDNEMRNLKNSQPSIVERNISATSQKLGDNEIEHEQKLSTENKFCQNENGEASSSPEGVFRSYSHRFSKFKDQTTKLQDMIIACSTTNYGNANIGKLKPCSIFSQAAGPVLGISKSQVKEHSSDHSLFHPQVADQSEGEREAKDCGSQDCTQKDHRRRKENEATRLLDSDMSGDLPDLKQLSTTLEVRIPLEHLDTKLSRYGVYQNASDSPKSSAEKKSRKRFVEIKNQKKESGMLFGDSHISKTKAEMNSVDSDQEVASKNVLAPFLEECCIPEHVSPKQKLDHNAYLSSLPECNPITTKHSYVCKKDDRRLDNATPVRRSSRVKEKLKSSVLSRESLSEKNSFSSSISFSTSLELDVATPVKRKSSELKEKFENTLSHDASPKKSLWGNDICSNKCKVKKKDITSKKCKVRKKDISLKKCKVKKKDIASKKNDIRKTHLSKETLKSMKDLEKCRKVIEQLEKQGVSNSVKQEGTNFSQKCDSSVNRKKPPKCKVEMPSVPQNQPKVTDWISSRQNRKKIFQTITESPSKRPTFSRISVTDSKLMPCVKPVVWKQISIGDVFSEIGEVSEGEKNSEISLGAEKNRNSIHEASNMDDLDRTSELMYSSSVHLTLSQEIDFFDTIDNQDNKCSDENDLSYGDTNETHSSFSSVHGRKLKHMCTEVSAANLEKNTVIFHPKESTDTQLWEGGSQKDEDSAFVTHKKYSENPSLQSLIHSYNRLQQMTIEELENRLKEAIPYLKRVAKGKEPSKRHQIFKRGGREIQQMSDELIFGPYTEDQIIYVVDFLSKNFSTVQGLGDESKWRQYIWKVLAPTLLIKIVMDNEEVTQDNAEKLLIEFSLNRRIRGSTSPSPI
- the LOC139753851 gene encoding uncharacterized protein isoform X2; this translates as MNHNHWKELHGLLNGIADAYEEQRNSFKVTQDVECNKPRIRVGITIKIGYMFTTFRKCSCHYLTPRSDSTWTDDEDDPGKELKDKGGRYDSFVPCGEMLVVSVTLLESPAFKREGLWEKVAGNHHDGGMCDPARSQMSPMHIDKQLVKALDRSIVFTSTISDYFEASQKLSTDSSLSKRVCTTAFEDSKNKRQKALKNMVSKSRNATKKRKKDSSTATQSYLDNENPNKRQVFKSIFDTQSDDSSIEANEENHCILSRVSKCSLRKKNSNKPKASYSKKISYCNGDRPCKDNRTLTDDLQSQSSLSHLQEECNRSELSEFSASDNIANISYSDNEMRNLKNSQPSIVERNISATSQKLGDNEIEHEQKLSTENKFCQNENGEASSSPEGVFRSYSHRFSKFKDQTTKLQDMIIACSTTNYGNANIGKLKPCSIFSQAAGPVLGISKSQVKEHSSDHSLFHPQVADQSEGEREAKDCGSQDCTQKDHRRRKENEATRLLDSDMSGDLPDLKQLSTTLEVRIPLEHLDTKLSRYGVYQNASDSPKSSAEKKSRKRFVEIKNQKKESGMLFGDSHISKTKAEMNSVDSDQEVASKNVLAPFLEECCIPEHVSPKQKLDHNAYLSSLPECNPITTKHSYVCKKDDRRLDNATPVRRSSRVKEKLKSSVLSRESLSEKNSFSSSISFSTSLELDVATPVKRKSSELKEKFENTLSHDASPKKSLWGNDICSNKCKVKKKDITSKKCKVRKKDISLKKCKVKKKDIASKKNDIRKTHLSKETLKSMKDLEKCRKVIEQLEKQGVSNSVKQEGTNFSQKCDSSVNRKKPPKCKVEMPSVPQNQPKVTDWISSRQNRKKIFQTITESPSKRPTFSRISVTDSKLMPCVKPVVWKQISIGDVFSEIGEVSEGEKNSEISLGAEKNRNSIHEASNMDDLDRTSELMYSSSVHLTLSQEIDFFDTIDNQDNKCSDENDLSYGDTNETHSSFSSVHGRKLKHMCTEVSAANLEKNTVIFHPKESTDTQLWEGGSQKDEDSAFVTHKKYSENPSLQSLIHSYNRLQQMTIEELENRLKEAIPYLKRVAKGKEPSKRHQIFKRGGREIQQMSDELIFGPYTEDQIIYVVDFLSKNFSTVQGLGDESKWRQYIWKVLAPTLLIKIVMDNEEVTQDNAEKLLIEFSLNRRIRGSTSPSPI
- the LOC139753851 gene encoding uncharacterized protein isoform X3, encoding MSVKHIDFLKIKPSNLLVVEIRPVRCVIDTPTGPTRTAKWMNHNHWKELHGLLNGIADAYEEQRNSFKVTQDVECNKPRIRVGITIKIGYMFTTFRKCSCHYLTPRSDSTWTDDEDDPGKELKDKGGRYDSFVPCGEMLVVSVTLLESPAFKREGLWEKVAGNHHDGGMCDPARSQMSPMHIDKQLVKALDRSIVFTSTISDYFEASQKLSTDSSLSKRVCTTAFEDSKNKRQKALKNMVSKSRNATKKRKKDSSTATQSYLDNENPNKRQVFKSIFDTQSDDSSIEANEENHCILSRVSKCSLRKKNSNKPKASYSKKISYCNGDRPCKDNRTLTDDLQSQSSLSHLQEECNRSELSEFSASDNIANISYSDNEMRNLKNSQPSIVERNISATSQKLGDNEIEHEQKLSTENKFCQNENGEASSSPEGVFRSYSHRFSKFKDQTTKLQDMIIACSTTNYGNANIGKLKPCSIFSQAAGPVLGISKSQVKEHSSDHSLFHPQVADQSEGEREAKDCGSQDCTQKDHRRRKENEATRLLDSDMSGDLPDLKQLSTTLEVRIPLEHLDTKLSRYGVYQNASDSPKSSAEKKSRKRFVEIKNQKKESGMLFGDSHISKTKAEMNSVDSDQEVASKNVLAPFLEECCIPEHVSPKQKLDHNAYLSSLPECNPITTKHSYVCKKDDRRLDNATPVRRSSRVKEKLKSSVLSRESLSEKNSFSSSISFSTSLELDVATPVKRKSSELKEKFENTLSHDASPKKSLWGNDICSNKCKVKKKDITSKKCKVRKKDISLKKCKVKKKDIASKKNDIRKTHLSKETLKSMKDLEKCRKVIEQLEKQGVSNSVKQEGTNFSQKCDSSVNRKKPPKCKVEMPSVPQNQPKVTDWISSRQNRKKIFQTITESPSKRPTFSRISVTDSKLMPCVKPVVWKQISIGDVFSEIGEVSEGEKNSEISLGAEKNRNSIHEASNMDDLDRTSELMYSSSVHLTLSQEIDFFDTIDNQDNKCSDENDLSYGDTNETHSSFSSVHGRKLKHMCTEVSAANLEKNTVIFHPKESTDTQLWEGGSQKDEDSAFVTHKKYSENPSLQSLIHSYNRLQQMTIEELENRLKEAIPYLKRVAKGKEPSKRHQWRQYIWKVLAPTLLIKIVMDNEEVTQDNAEKLLIEFSLNRRIRGSTSPSPI